In Vagococcus hydrophili, one DNA window encodes the following:
- the pcp gene encoding pyroglutamyl-peptidase I produces MKILVTGFDPFGTDTMNPAIEAVKRLPNTIVGAEIIKLEIPTVFGKSAEVTREALVKHDVDYVLNIGQAGGRFDLTPERVAINLDDARIPDNDGNQPIDVAIKADGESAYFTQHPVKAMVTAMKNVGLPASVSNTAGTFVCNHIMYQCLYMAHTEFPKVKAGFMHVPFLPEQVLERPGMPAMSLEDITRGIVAALEAIVEFDGKDDLTIVGGQTH; encoded by the coding sequence ATGAAAATTTTAGTCACTGGTTTCGATCCATTTGGAACAGACACAATGAATCCTGCTATTGAGGCAGTGAAACGTTTGCCTAATACTATTGTGGGTGCCGAAATTATTAAATTAGAAATTCCAACTGTTTTTGGAAAGAGCGCTGAAGTAACGCGCGAAGCTTTAGTGAAACATGATGTGGATTATGTGTTAAATATTGGTCAAGCAGGTGGACGCTTTGATTTAACACCTGAGCGAGTGGCAATCAATTTAGATGACGCTCGTATCCCTGATAATGATGGTAATCAACCAATTGATGTTGCAATCAAAGCTGATGGAGAAAGTGCGTACTTTACGCAACACCCAGTTAAAGCAATGGTAACAGCAATGAAAAATGTTGGTTTACCAGCATCTGTTTCTAATACAGCAGGAACGTTTGTATGTAACCACATCATGTACCAATGTTTATATATGGCTCATACTGAGTTTCCAAAAGTTAAAGCAGGATTCATGCACGTGCCGTTCTTACCAGAACAAGTCTTAGAAAGACCAGGCATGCCTGCAATGAGTTTAGAAGATATCACAAGAGGAATCGTTGCTGCTTTAGAAGCAATTGTTGAATTCGATGGCAAAGACGATTTAACAATCGTTGGTGGACAAACACACTAA
- a CDS encoding DUF979 domain-containing protein: protein METFFNNLLEFFFILIGLQLVYTAFKVFKDVNNSKRIGTSLFWLDLGILFMFGKVMPAVVSGGLVAFLGVISLFKQFEISKFTPVKQEKLEADAKKYGNAIFIPVLALAIISVLLAFAIKESSKAAIGVAAVIGILLAMGIFKSKPKEVAYESDRMMQAMGTSGILPQLLAALGAIFTIAGVGDVIAQMIGGFVPEGNRLAGSIAYVLGMVIFTVIMGNGFAAFTVITAGVGVPFVIMQGADPAIAGALALTAGYCGTLLTPMAANFNALPASLLEMKNPHGVIKEQVPVAVIMIIVHIALMYFWAF, encoded by the coding sequence ATGGAAACATTTTTTAATAATTTATTAGAATTCTTCTTTATTTTAATTGGGTTACAATTAGTTTATACTGCTTTTAAAGTGTTTAAAGACGTTAATAACTCAAAAAGAATTGGAACTTCTCTTTTTTGGTTAGATTTAGGAATTCTCTTCATGTTTGGAAAAGTAATGCCAGCGGTTGTCAGCGGTGGCTTAGTAGCCTTTTTAGGTGTTATTTCTTTATTCAAACAATTTGAAATTAGTAAATTTACACCAGTTAAACAAGAAAAATTAGAAGCGGACGCTAAGAAATATGGGAATGCTATTTTTATTCCAGTATTGGCGTTAGCGATTATTTCTGTTTTATTAGCTTTTGCGATTAAAGAATCAAGTAAGGCGGCGATTGGTGTTGCTGCTGTAATTGGTATTTTATTAGCTATGGGAATTTTCAAATCTAAACCAAAAGAAGTAGCTTATGAAAGTGATCGCATGATGCAAGCCATGGGAACTTCTGGTATTTTACCTCAGTTATTAGCAGCTTTAGGTGCTATTTTTACGATTGCTGGTGTGGGAGATGTGATTGCTCAAATGATTGGTGGCTTCGTGCCAGAAGGTAATCGTTTAGCAGGTTCTATTGCTTATGTATTAGGTATGGTTATTTTTACGGTCATTATGGGGAATGGTTTTGCAGCATTTACTGTGATTACAGCCGGTGTGGGTGTGCCTTTTGTGATTATGCAAGGAGCTGATCCTGCGATTGCTGGAGCTTTAGCTTTAACTGCTGGTTATTGTGGGACGTTATTAACACCGATGGCAGCCAACTTTAATGCGTTACCAGCATCACTGCTTGAAATGAAAAATCCGCATGGTGTGATCAAAGAGCAAGTTCCAGTTGCTGTTATTATGATTATCGTACACATTGCCTTAATGTATTTCTGGGCATTTTAA
- a CDS encoding DUF969 domain-containing protein, with product MEWIKLIGIAIIVLGFIFKFDTIAVVVVAGLATALVSGITPVEFLEALGKAFVDQRIVTIFFITLPLIGLAESHGLKEQAVNLIKKVSGLTTGWFLSIYLIIREIAGAFSIRLGGHPQFVRPLVQPMAEASAEAKYGELEEKDKELIKAKSAAMDNYGNFFGQNTFLSAGGVLLIVGTLDSMGYKVTSLDIAKASIPVALIMILIGIVSNIYFDKKLARKYGNKGEQK from the coding sequence GTGGAGTGGATTAAATTAATCGGAATCGCTATCATCGTTTTAGGGTTTATTTTTAAGTTCGATACGATTGCCGTAGTCGTTGTGGCAGGTTTAGCGACAGCACTAGTTTCAGGGATTACCCCTGTAGAATTTTTAGAAGCATTAGGAAAGGCTTTTGTGGATCAACGAATCGTAACAATTTTCTTCATCACGTTACCATTAATTGGTTTGGCAGAGTCGCACGGATTAAAGGAACAAGCAGTTAATCTAATAAAAAAAGTAAGCGGTTTGACCACAGGTTGGTTCTTATCAATTTACTTAATTATTAGAGAAATTGCTGGAGCATTCTCTATTCGTTTAGGAGGACATCCACAATTTGTAAGACCTTTAGTTCAACCAATGGCAGAAGCATCTGCAGAAGCTAAATACGGAGAACTTGAAGAAAAAGATAAAGAGTTAATCAAAGCTAAATCAGCTGCGATGGATAACTATGGTAACTTCTTTGGTCAAAACACTTTCTTGAGTGCCGGTGGTGTTTTATTAATCGTTGGAACACTAGATTCAATGGGATATAAAGTTACTAGTTTAGATATCGCTAAAGCTTCAATTCCAGTTGCTTTGATTATGATTTTAATCGGTATTGTGTCAAATATTTATTTTGATAAAAAATTAGCTAGAAAATATGGAAATAAAGGAGAACAAAAATAA